The DNA window CCTCTTCGTATTAGGCCTAGAGATGAACATCTACATACTCTTCCATCGACCAACGCCGGAAGCTTGGCTCACCTACGCCGGCATTCTATCGACATTAATtgtgacttcaatcttcatcttcatcccATTCTCCGAAGTGCCAGTACCCAAGAAATTCAAATATGTCTACTCCCTATCCATCATCCTCTCCAACACGGCGTCCCCCATCTTAACCCGACTCGTCACCGACCTTAAGATCGGAAAATTGGATATCGGCCGTGTTGCTATCAATGCAGGGATGCACTCCGATATGGTTACCACATTGCTTATCTCCATGGGATTGGCTTCTGATTCACCTTCTTCTATACAAGTGCTTGAAAGTTTTGTGGCATTAGGGGTGCATTTGTTGATGGTTATAAAGTTGCTGAACCCAGTTTTGGACTGGATCAATGATAGGAATCCAGATGGGAAGCCCATTAACAGTAAACACTTGGTTGTGGTAATAACCCTTGTGGGCCTTGTTTGTGCATGGGGCCCATTACAATTTGTAAGCCCATCAGCTTGTGCATTTGTTACTGGCTTGGCCATACCAAGAGATGGAAGAGTTCCAAAGATGATGATCAATAAGATCAATTACTTCTTGAATGCCCTTGTCTTCCCCATCTACTTCTGTTGGGTAGGGATGCATTTTAACTTCAAAGAGTATGCACACAGACAGACATGGATAGACCTTTTTCTGGTATTGACGATCGGGGCGTGTGGAAGAGTGATCGGGACCTTGGTCTGCAGTAGGCAGTCTGGCTTGAATTGGGTGGCTTCTGTTGGTCTTGGATTGCTTCTGGGTACCAAGGGCCATTTCTACATTTACATCGTAGTAACTTCTGTGAACGTAAGCATTTTCTATCCTTCATATTCTTCTATTGATCCATTTGATTCTAGGTAAAAACcaagtaaaaggaaaattttaagtgAAAACAAGTGAAGCCTAAGCATCCAATGCCCctcaatgaaaataaaaaggaaaaagagctTTTTCCTTGTgccataaatgagaaaaatatcCTTGTTTTGCAGCCATTTTAGTCTCTAGGAAGGCTGATTTGATCAATTTTGAATGAACACTAGATGGGTATCTTTTTATGGACTATGTTTCAAATTTAATAATCACATCTCAATTGTATGGACTACCATCTATTGAACTACTTATATTTTTTAACCATTAATAACccttgagaggaaaaaaatgatgaaatttgAAGGCTAGGGTTTAGGAGCTTATTTCAATATCACGTGCCAAAAGCCAATCTAACCAACATCCACCATAACAGTGACATTATAGTTCATAAAAACCATCAAGAAACTATGACATGCTTAGCTAGCGCGGGCATGGATTTAGGTAACAGTAGCATTTCCACCTGCGctagctaagcccgtttagctaGTAGTGCCTAAATTCATGCCCACGctagctaagcccgtttagctaaacagGCGTTCACGGTGCAGCCCTAGAAATTGGCTGAACCCGATTAGGCCTAACTGAAACCAGCTCGGttcgaccaattgacaccctacCAACAACCCTAGGTGAGGACAttcaaaacaataaattgattctTATTACCATAATGCTACTTGCAGGCACAGTTCTTGAGCAGTGAAGAATTCATGGTGATGGTACTCGTCCCCATCTTCTCCATTCTCTACGTCCCCCTAGTCGTATCATTCCTAGTTAAATGGGGTAATATCCGAGACCAACACCGGAATGGGCTTCAGTGGCTTGACCCATCAAATGAGCTACGCATGTTGCTATGCCTCAATGGAACTCAAAATGTACCCTCTTCCATCAATATCCTAGAGGTCTCTCGGGGGTTATCGGGAGTCACCGTTTACGCTACCGATATGATTGAGGTCACCGACCGGATTGTTGCGACACTCGGTGCCGGAGAACGGTTAGATGGTGTAGCTGTTGTTGATGAGATGATTGTGAACATGAGAGAACAGGTCACAAATGCTATTAGTACACATATAACTCGGAGTGGTGAAGGGATGACTCTGCATCGGTCGCTTGTTGTTACTACATTTGGTAATATGCATGAACAGATCTGTAAGTTGGCTGAGAATTTGCAAGCTTCTATCATTATCTTGCCCTTTGACAAGAACCAGAATGAGAATGGGAAGATGGACGATGGTCACACTGGTTTCAGGAGAGTAAACCGTCAGGTAATCTTTCCAAGTTTTCAGAACTTTGTGAAATCAAAATCTCATATTATCGTATAAATTTTTAATAGAGCCTTCTTTGCTAAGGAGTCAATAATAACATAATTGATCTCCTTAATAatacaatgaaaagaaaaagagagcagaTCAAGTTCTCGTACGGGCTGATccacacacatggaatccaccACAGGGATTTCCTTGTGTGGTTTCTACGTTTGTGGATCAAGATCGTaggagaacctgatccacactccaaAGTAAAAGGCTCTAAAATACAATGATAAATATAAGATAACATCAAAAGAGCAGCTAAACCACAACATTGAATCCTCTGCCGTACGTTCACCTGGATGTACATGGGAGGATCCTATACCTATCTCACTTTCCGCCATTATTAAAAAGGTGAAGAGGGATGTATACATGGAGgtaaaaaatgacaaatgttggatcctcacatgtaaATATAAGGTGAATGAATATGCAAAAGATCCATTCTCATGAACCATTAGTGGAATACTCTATGCTTCTCCCCTCAAAATTTAGACATTCTCAACACAAAGTGAGAGGCCCTCTAAAATCCACTTTTGACTGTCATTGCCTTTATAAATATAATTTGTTAAGAACCTATATCAGGGTTGATCACACATTAGTTACAAAAGAGATTAggtgtgggttgatatggtcttgaaTTCCCTCACCGTATAAGTTGGTTTACGTTTCATGGGATTGACTggcatcaactctcctcttcCAGCCGGGGGTTGGTACAATGTTACAACTATTTTGATACCCCTCATACGAACATTGGGATAATTCATCCCCATAATCAGACTTACAAGGTGAGCAATTCCAAGACCATTTCAACCCGCATCAAATCTCATCAGCCACAATATAATTGATATAGGATCATACCAAATTCCATGGTTGATTTATTCTTTTCTGTTCCTAACTTCCTATGGTGATTTGCCCAAAGGTGCTTCGCCATGCTCTATGCTCAGTGGGGATATTCGTCGACCGTGGCTTTGGATTGATCGACAAGGTCACATCTTCTTATACGCCCCCAAACGTGGCGGTCATTTTCATCGGCGGCAAAGACGATCGCGAAGCATTAGCCTATTCAAAACGCATTGCACATCACCCTGGAATTAACCTTACTGTTATCAGACTCCTACAAGACACAAATTCGGTGGTTACCTCAGGTGGTACTAGCAGCAGTAACATAAGGTCTACTACTCTGTTCCACACTCCGGAGTTGGAAGAAGAGATGACGCTGGACGACGAATGCATAGCAGAATTCTACGAAAGTTGTGTGGCTGATGGCAAGGTTGGATACACAGAGAAGTATGTGGCAAATTCGATTGATACTCTCAATGTTTTAAGCACACTAGAAGGGATGTACACACTCTTCATTGTGGGGAGAGGAGGTCGGGTAAATAAGGCACTGACGACTGGAATGAATGATATAGATGATTTTCCTGAGCTTGGCTCCGTCGGTGGCTTCCTCACAGCTTCTGATTCCTCAAACATGGCATCCGTGTTAGTTATCCAACAGTATAGTCGTAAGAGAGAATTTACAAATGgccttgatgatgatgatgatgatgatgattaatCAAATAAATCTCCGCTGCTCTTACAATCACCTAGTCGGGTGAGCATCCAACACATGTCCCTCTTGCTTTCAAATatacccctcttcacccatATAATGGCAGGAAATAAGACAGGGGTTGGATGTTCACTCGTATAACTAGGTGATCACAGGAGCAACGGATCCATTCTCTTGATTTGAGTTCTGATGAGGGCTTCTTTTGGTAACAATTTTGAGATTTAACATGATTAAAGACTACTGTGCACAAGGATGGCAAGAATCGGACCTGAGTTGGTTGGGATTCTTCATATGTTTAGGGGTGCGAAACAGAGTCATTAAGATAGTGGTCTTCATGGATTTTAACTTCAAACTTCAAGTGATCTTACGGCAGGACTAGGGAAGACTACTCTGCTTATTCAATGGTGATGAATTCCCAATAACTTGCAGAGGAGAACGATTTCGGGCTGTGACAAGCCCACTACTGCAGCTGTACGCTTTGTTCTGTTTACCGATATTGCAGCTGCTGCCGATGTGATGATTCTCCTTCAGTCGACAAATCAACACCcgcttctccttctctttctggGTATCTCTGGTTGGTTTCTTCTCTGATTCGCTTCTCAATCTTTCAAGCTCGACATAGAGATCGGATATCTGTTTTTGTAGCTTTGTTACCATGTTCTCCGAGGACACAGCTTTCTGCCTCCATTTTTGCTCCTAATGATAGCAACAATTGTAAAAACTAGTCAGGTTTTTTAGCTCAGTTCATTCATTCTAGGTctggatgtaaatggatagctGAAATCTAGATTTGAATTCACATCCATATTCATTTAGGATATGTGTATCCAGTCAAAGGGTACTCAGACTAAAAtccaaattatccaaaaaataattatctaaTTAAATAATTGATTAATAATTTTGAGGGTTTTGAAGTTTAGATAGGTTCTATAGAATTAGGACTCAGACAACTAAGAAAGATGAATTAAGAGTAATTTGTATTCATTGGTGGAAGAAGTTCCGAATTATACAAGTCAGAGAGTAAATGGATTGTTGAAAATCCGGGTTCGATTTGCATCCATATCCATTTAAGGGTAACCTTATCCAGTCAAGAAATATCCGAATCCAATCACACCTGATCTGAATTCAATCCACAtctgatccatttacatccatAATTCTATGTTGGTAATATGGCTGAATGCTTGAACCTATTTCAATGTCACAAAGACAAACGACCCACCCATGGATGGAATTAGAAATTACGCTGTGATACCATGTAAATTTTCTTCTCAAAGAGGGTACTTAAAAGGTACCGACGAAAACGATTTTTTCCACTCAGAATCAATCTGGGACTAACAATATTGGCTAATCAAGCACCAATACAGATaggataaaaaaatatctttcgAAAGGTGTGGCATCATTAAATAACACTGGAGGGAAGAGATTAAAAGCCCTGGGATTGGTGTTACTTAAACTGAGTAACAAATAAGGCTGAAAGAATGAACGGGACTAGATAGAACCCCAACCTGAGAATACCCATTACCATTAGTAACCCCAGCATGGTGATTGGTGCAAGCAGAGGTAATGTAAAAGTGACACTTACAGTGGAGTGGAGGGATCGGATACGGTCCCCGCAGTGGATGGCTCGATCTTCCAAGAAATCCCTAGACGCCCGCAACTCCTCCATCTCCTCCCTCACCTGACCCAACATCTCTTGCATCTGGGTCCACTGCTCTGTCTCTGCCCTTACCTGCTCCACTATCTTCCGCACTGTCGACTTGCATCGCCCCGAGCAAACTGTCTCCGTCCTCCGCTGCTGCACACACAAGTTTCAAAATTTACTCTCAACATTAGAGCTGTATAACGTTAAACCACACACCCCAGTAGCTCCCACTCGTTGGCTTAAAAGGTCATACGAATGGAGGAGAGTAAGACAATCGACAAGCCAATACGCGAAACAGGGGACGAGCTTGGCAAAGGAAAAAACATTTTCTTACACTGAACCTCCTCAACTCCCCTTGAAAATACCCTCAGCTGGAGAAATCGGATATCGCGCTATATAGGGGTGTAAGTCGTATTGGGTCAGTCTCGTGTCGAGTTCGATCGAGTTTCGAATTTTAACCGGGTTTCGTTTAATTAGACCTTATACAAAGTAACGAATGATCTTtaattatttaccaaaaaaaaaagaatggtctttaattattttaaatttaaaaaaaaaaaatttattaaatagtcaatattttataaaaataaactaTTATACTTTATTATATTCaataattaacaaaagaaaaaattacactgCCTCCCCCCCCAACTTTGCCCTCAAATCAATGCCCTCCCCAATCAATGCCCTCCCcagtatttttttaaaataacacGAACACCTCCCTCTAGCtttgaaaaatgataaaaacacCCATGATGTTAGTCTTTCCTGTTAAGTGATGATATAATTGTTAGTTTATATGGTGAAAGACAATTATACTCTCACCTAAAACATTCAAATTACACCCATAAGTACAATGTCTATTTTACCTTTAAGACATCTTCTACCCAGTGTTCCTCAGATCGTTGGCTTTGGGTGAAAGGAAGAAGATAGGGCTCCAGCAATCTGCAACCCTCTGGCAATTCCAGTGGATTGGCACCGACTGACCCGATTCCGATTGTGTTTTTCTCAAAGCTTGATCCCGAATCCAATTTCTATAGTTTCTCCACAACGGACTAAACGTGTCAAGCCGAATCGATTTAAATGGTCGGACCCAATCAGCCCAACCACTGCAAGCGTGGAATTGACGTGTGGTCCAAGTCTGCGAGGCCCAAATAAAAGTGATGCTTCACGTAAGGGCTGAAATTTCTTCAGGTGGGACCCGCCCCATAGAGGTATTCGAGTCTCAGCCGTTCACATTACACGGGTCAAGGACCATACAGATTGTAGGTCCTATTCTCCCTTACTACATGTCCACCACGTGTTTTCAAAGTATCCGATCAGATTTGAACGTTTGTGCGTTAGGTTAGATGTTTGAAAAAACAGAGGAAGGGAGGggcgagagggagagagagaagaacctGAGGATGGTGTGGTCGAATTATAGAAGAAGGATCCGTATCAGGGAATTCGATTCTCccggaagaagagaaagagctGGAAGTAGAAGTAGTCGTAATGGAGACCATGGATTTGTAttcctcttccatcttctcCAACATCTTCTTCGACAACCCTTCCATTTTCCTTCCAAGATTCTCCACCTGCAAAACATCCATTTCATAATACTAGACATTTAAGTTCTCtcaatttttaaagttattaaCTCATTAATTTAAACCAAGCTTGATCATTTATAGAAATTGGATCAGAGACAGCACGAATAAGAACAAATCTTTGAAACAGAATCAGAAGCTGAGACTAGAATCATCCAAGACGAACAAAGTTGAATTTCTGTAAACCAAGTTTAAAATTATGAATTTAAAGGGAAGCGAATCAGAGATGGGAAGTAGACCAACCAAGAATGGTGAATTTTTTACAGAATCGAAGTTCAAACCTGAGGAttcaaaatggagaaaaaaaaaaaaaagtgtgtatcCGAATGGATCAAAAGAAGAAGCTTCTTACATCTGTGAATCGAGTTTTACGATTCGAAACGAAGCTGTCAACGGATCTACAGTTCGTATCGATCGCCAAGCTTGCCTCGGCTATTTCTCGAATCTCCTTCACGCTCTCATCTTCAGAAATTCCTCTTCCTCCGATCTTCTCTAATCGTCTTTGTAGAATCGTTGCCTGCTTATCAAAATTACTACACTTTTGAACATCGAAATCTCTAAATCTTCCTGGACTCCTCCTCTGCAACTCTTCCAGTTTCTCTTCAAGATCTTCAATTTCCTCTTCTAAGACAACGCCGAAGTTTTTTCCTTCGTAGATCCTCTTCCTCACCtgttaacaaaaaaaacatAACTAACATTTGAAACGAAAACGatcaaataaaggaaagaacaaCAGAAAAGCACAGACAGAAATCAATGTTTCTACTGCAGAACGAAGAGTCCTCTCCATCTGAACTCGGCTCTTCTCCAACTTCTTCAAAGCAATCTCCCTCTCCATCCTCAGAAATTGACACTCAGCACGAAGAATCTCCGCTTGAAACCGCCACTTCTCATCTTCCAAATCCCGTCCTTTCTCTCCATATCCATAATCAAAGTCCTTAACTCTCCCTCTCCTCTCAGAGTCCCCACTGTTCATTGGAACAGTGTGAGAGAAAGAACTCTCTTGATCAAATAAAGTCTCTAGCTTCTCTCTATGGTTAGAGAGAGAATCTGGTTCCCTGACAGGAATAAACTTGCCGATGGCTACCTTTTTGGTCGCTTTCCGGCGAGTTCTCCTGGGTAAGTGGAGAATTTTAGGgcttggaggtggaggtggtttCCATTTTGGTCTTCTTGTTGttgacattctctctctccctctttgctcTTTCCTTGTGTTCTTCTCGTTAGGGTTCTGAATGCGGTTTTTGGCTTTGGGTGAACTGTGATCTGCGAGATGGACTACCGGAATGGTTAGAGAGAGAGGTTCCACTTCCACAGTTCCACGTGAGGTGGAGCAGGAAAGGCCTTGAAATGAAGCTCTGTTCTGGTTTGAGTTATTCTTTATGGAAATACGAGAACCTTGAGTAATAAATAAAGGGTGTTGGTTTACTCAATATGGATTTCTTTTTCTCCCACTTTCATTGTTTCTTTGATGACATGTCCTTAATGGGTGATTAttattagagaaaattgcattgccaccccctgaacttcgatcgttattcaacgccaccccctgaacttttcgaaacgtcaaagccaccccctaaaaattcaaaaaattttaaatcggtccctgccgttagccgaccgtgagaaatgaatgaaaatcggttagtttttttataatatacccaaaatacccccacctattgtgagaggacaatattgccctctcttttatttccatctcctaaacccatatcccatatcccatctcccatctctcatctctcatctcactccggCGTGTGATTCTATTCCCTCCGACATCGAAACCTCTATCCCAAGGTATGGGTTTGGAGCATGATCAAACCATGACGCCCAGACGAAACCCCCTTTAGCTAATGCATGTCCCTGTCTCCAAAATCTCCATTTCTCCCACCGATATATATGGGAGCTTCAAACACCGTTCCTCTTGGTTCTCCATCTTTCTGCAAGTAGAGGAAAAATcaagtctttttctttctcatctttGTTTTATCTTC is part of the Macadamia integrifolia cultivar HAES 741 chromosome 9, SCU_Mint_v3, whole genome shotgun sequence genome and encodes:
- the LOC122089701 gene encoding cation/H(+) antiporter 28; protein product: MEKNPPMLKGVGDEAGPHSCMAGEDPNSRKRVVYNMILYRLFIGSSQCQEPHALVGAVFGHLLPLVPQIPPSVIYTMETFTEIGMIFYLFVLGLEMNIYILFHRPTPEAWLTYAGILSTLIVTSIFIFIPFSEVPVPKKFKYVYSLSIILSNTASPILTRLVTDLKIGKLDIGRVAINAGMHSDMVTTLLISMGLASDSPSSIQVLESFVALGVHLLMVIKLLNPVLDWINDRNPDGKPINSKHLVVVITLVGLVCAWGPLQFVSPSACAFVTGLAIPRDGRVPKMMINKINYFLNALVFPIYFCWVGMHFNFKEYAHRQTWIDLFLVLTIGACGRVIGTLVCSRQSGLNWVASVGLGLLLGTKGHFYIYIVVTSVNAQFLSSEEFMVMVLVPIFSILYVPLVVSFLVKWGNIRDQHRNGLQWLDPSNELRMLLCLNGTQNVPSSINILEVSRGLSGVTVYATDMIEVTDRIVATLGAGERLDGVAVVDEMIVNMREQVTNAISTHITRSGEGMTLHRSLVVTTFGNMHEQICKLAENLQASIIILPFDKNQNENGKMDDGHTGFRRVNRQVLRHALCSVGIFVDRGFGLIDKVTSSYTPPNVAVIFIGGKDDREALAYSKRIAHHPGINLTVIRLLQDTNSVVTSGGTSSSNIRSTTLFHTPELEEEMTLDDECIAEFYESCVADGKVGYTEKYVANSIDTLNVLSTLEGMYTLFIVGRGGRVNKALTTGMNDIDDFPELGSVGGFLTASDSSNMASVLVIQQYSRKREFTNGLDDDDDDDD
- the LOC122088488 gene encoding myosin-9-like, with protein sequence MSTTRRPKWKPPPPPSPKILHLPRRTRRKATKKVAIGKFIPVREPDSLSNHREKLETLFDQESSFSHTVPMNSGDSERRGRVKDFDYGYGEKGRDLEDEKWRFQAEILRAECQFLRMEREIALKKLEKSRVQMERTLRSAVETLISVRKRIYEGKNFGVVLEEEIEDLEEKLEELQRRSPGRFRDFDVQKCSNFDKQATILQRRLEKIGGRGISEDESVKEIREIAEASLAIDTNCRSVDSFVSNRKTRFTDVENLGRKMEGLSKKMLEKMEEEYKSMVSITTTSTSSSFSSSGRIEFPDTDPSSIIRPHHPQQRRTETVCSGRCKSTVRKIVEQVRAETEQWTQMQEMLGQVREEMEELRASRDFLEDRAIHCGDRIRSLHSTEQKWRQKAVSSENMVTKLQKQISDLYVELERLRSESEKKPTRDTQKEKEKRVLICRLKENHHIGSSCNIGKQNKAYSCSSGLVTARNRSPLQVIGNSSPLNKQSSLP